The Haliotis asinina isolate JCU_RB_2024 chromosome 16, JCU_Hal_asi_v2, whole genome shotgun sequence DNA segment ATACTgccaagctcggttgtaacagcggcttagctgattggctactgggagaatgcggagccagccaagggaggtaataaaactGTCAGATGCATCCTGGGTATAGTGGAGAAATATCAGAACGTATAACCtcgagatatcgaggatgttttATTGAGACTGTACTCTCAGTTATGTACTCACAAGTTAGTAGAAGGGGTCCCTGTTCGTCATGTACTAACAAGTTAGTAGAAGAGGTCCCTGTTCGTCATGTACTCACAAGTTAGTAGAAGAGGTCCCTGTTCTTCATGCTACTAAGTAAACGGCTTGTCCTTTGTCTGTTTCCATAGACCTTCAGGTTTCCACGAAACTCCATCACTAGCCGACGTTGGGCAGGTTCAGCATCATAGACGTTCGACTCGTAACCAACATAGGTAGCGGGAATGTAGGGTTCTGTAGGGTAGTGGTCGTAGTAAGCTGGTCGCTTGTAGTCATTTGCCTTCCTGTACGTGGGATAGTAATTTTTGCTGTCATAATAGGAGACTGGCTCTGTTTTTTCTTTGGGGGATACCCGCTTGAATTCAGAGGGCTGCTTCCTGTACGCAGGATAGTTATCTTTTTTGCTGTCATAATAGTAGGATGGCTCTGTCTTATCTTTGGGGAATAGCCGCTTGAATTCAGAAGGCTGCTTCCTGTACGCGGGATAGTCATCTTTTTTGCTGTCATAATAGTAGGATGGCTCTGTCTTTTCTTTGGAGAAAAGCCGCTTGAATTCAGAAGGCCGCTTCCCTGCGGACGCCGCAGTGACGAACATGCCGAAAAGGACCACTTGTGTGACGAGCTTCATTATTTGACTCTGAAAGAGTGTTTGAGATGTTTTACCAGTCTTTTAGGTCAGTATTTTTGAGACAAATCATCCCATTTAGTGTACTGATGGCGGACCACAAGCTGTAAGTGGAGCGAAAAAAGCACAATATCTATCTACTGCGCATGCGCAAAGTGGCATTATTTTAAGTGCCCCCATATCCTGTTCACTATCCATCAGACGTTAAAAGTGTCACGCTTTTGACATTAAGTGCACATAATATCTGCTTGGCTGCTCCactattgtgagtgagtgatctttGTTAGACGCCATATTAGCCGCTATCGCAGTaacgttagtgagtgagtatagtattatgccgcttttagcaacgtCACGGCAGggtcacaccagaaatgggcctcacgcatggtagccatgtggggaaataAACCCGTATCTCCAGCCTGGCAAGcggacgctttcaccactaggcccattcgtcaccactcacCACTTTCTGTAACCTCAAAGAAGACTCGTCCCCATCTCGATGCTTTGTATATATGTGCGAAAGGAcgacaaaccaatcagaacgCGCGTAATGACGCAgtgctttgataaaaataatcctGACTTCTTAAATCGTTCATGGCATAAAGTTATTGTTTGAGAAATAATTATCGTCATATTGAAAGTAGAACGAACATAGAGAACAGAACTGTGCAGCCTAATGTGAAGTTTTTGATAAAACTCATGCGACTGACGGTGAgagattcaaatacatgtacatgcacgtgtgtttgttgacaTAATGGCTTTCGTGGGTCAAGCCGAGTGTTTTCTGACGATCTTGCGGGCTTGTTGTGGtgattgtatgtatgttttaggATTATTGATCTCTAGGAGTTTAAAtcaataatattatattatgtCTGTATAACGAATCAACGTTAGTCTTTAATGCTGGCACATATTCCACTTGGGATCTGACAGCAAGGTCAAACGTTTGTTGCGTgggagatatattttaaagtcaTTTTTTATGAAGCTAGCATGgatagtttaaggaaatctgctcTGAACAACATGACATCCTCATATCCACAGCCTAGGTCACATTTGGGTGGAAACCGCAAAAGattcatatctgggtttaaGCACAAATGGCACACCTATCTATCACGCTTGATACGTGTTCCTAGTCTGATGAAGTTATCACgaatagtttaggaaatatgCTTCGGACGGTATCGACACCCATGTTTTACTAATATGCCCACCACTTGTTGTCGAACAACaacgaatatcattttcaacaaaatatttctgtgtgaatCCGTCTACCTGTACGtgtatttttctcatgaaatgtgattatcaaccactcactctcaaattatccaaatgtatgaaacattgtgccttttcaaatgatatcatgtaaatatattaattatatttaCACATACTTGTATGTTCAATGTTTAaccttttgtgtttttgagaaaagaatgaaaattctATTTTGTTCTGCTACAAGTCATTGCAGAGTacagtaacaacacatttccatctTTCTTAGTTTACTGGTAATTAGAGTGAAAATCAGTCAAGAACTGAGTTGTTTGAGAACCTGAGAGTGCTCTCAAGCACTTTTTTGTATCTTGGATACAATAGAtcttaatataaaaatcataattcattacatgaattaaaaAAGTATACTTTCCATATCTGGGCACATGATTGCTTTATGGGAAGATACCGCGGTTGCAACGGTTCGCACCCTCCctattgaactgaaagtttgttttatgaccactGAAAGTCTGGTGGTGTAGGGTGTAGGGTGTAGGGTGTAGGGAAGTAACGacaaattaatcgaagcaacgaaaaatatttgaaataacgagaaaatactcgaagcagcgagtaaataattgaagtaacgagaattgtctttgaaaaaaatatcttatCCTACAAacgtggcagcattaggctttcgtactATTCGGCtagtcccggaataacacgagttggtcacgaatgcaCTAGACAACCTCACCACCCACGAAGTAACGTCACGACGTGTCAGCATAACGTGGGGATAGTGCTCGGAGAAATGCCGGTATCAGACGTTTACAAACTCGTACAATTCGCAAGCACGGGTAAGGtgaaacctagaaacataaccGGGGCGGACATGTAGAGTCAAAGCGGTCTTaacaagctcactcactctggcgTGTCAAAGAGGCGCAACTCTGCACGGCGTATTGTTACACCGCAAAATGTGGCACCACTGTCCACTGGGCTACCTATGAGTAATTGACTGAGAGAGTAAGTGAATGAATACCACTGTAGTCCAGCTTTAAAGTATAACTTAAGGATAGATACGGGTGTTGAAAGCCCCGAAGACACAAAGTAACACTTGGAACAAACGATCAATGGTTTCTTGAGACAATGGTTTCTTGAGACAATGGTTTCTTGAGACAATGGTTTCTTGAGACAATGGTTTCAAGAGTCGCGGTAGATTGTCCCTGGAAATCGACAGTTATCAGGAGAAACAGCTTTCCCATTCATAtatcaaaaatatacagaacagcaaaagaaacgcaaatgtcgaaaaaaatgaaatctaattAAAGAAAGCGGCCATGTATATGTCTTCTCTTTAAAAACTTGACTAAAAAGTTGTGTTtctgttgctgttcagtatatttggcAAGTCTTAGTAAGCAAATTTACAAAAGAGAGATTAGATGTTATTCTAGATGCAGTATATCTGCAAATACAAATATTGAGTACTGGCTCGCTTTTTTGGTTCACTATAAACAGACTAATTTGTTAATTATTTTGGTGTTCTACTCGGCATTATTCAAGGAAGTCAGGCACACGGAAACTATATTAAAAATACGTCCTTTGATCATGCCCGTATTTCCGgtttatggaaatatttttgatcGACTAATTGATAAAACTGTATTGTCCCTTAGGAAATGTGCCTTTCATCGTAAACACGTCACACTGAATAAAGATATAACTAAAACACGAAAGATGACAGAAACAACAACTCCGACCCCAACAACCCCATAGATTCAAGGCCGGGTTTGTCTTGCAAGAGGAACCCAATACATAGATGTGTgtagattgagtgagtttagttttacgccgcttttaggattaacagcaatatcacgacgggtgacaccagaaatggacttaatacattattgtatccatgtggggaattgaacccgggtcttcagcgtgacgagcgaacgctttaccacaATGATGCCCCACCGTCTCTATACACATAGTTATATCGTCGGTAAGCGATCACATTTAAATATTAACGCATCTGAGACATGATAGACAAGATATGACattattaaagtgagtgagtttaattttacgcagcactcagcagtattccagctatgtggcggcggtctgtaaataatcgagtctggaccagacagtcaagtgatcaacagcatgagcatcgttctgttCAGTTGTgaaacgatgacgtgtcaaacaaaatccgggttagaattcagtcttcagtaacccgtgttTGTCGGAAGAGGTAAATAACATGATTGGGTAGTCTGGCCCGCTggcttggttggcatatgtcattgtattccagctatacagatcaatgttgatcactggattgtctggtctagactcagttatttagaGACTgatgccataaagctggaatgttgctgagagaggcgttaaataacaaccaAAGCAAACATCACGCTTCAGTAGCTCTAACATGGGACGTTCGACGCTGATCAATATTACATTttaattttacattttcatgtcCCAGAaagaatattaatgaaaattaatTCAATACAGGGAATGTCAGATAAACTTCGGTCACGTGTATCGCTGATATCCCTTTATGAAACAAAACTTGAAGTTTTTCGTACAAGGAACAGTAGGCTTTATGTCTTGGTAATCGGGGTGATAAGTACAGTTTATATAGTTTGCTAAATTGGCTACCCACCTCAACGATCCCTTCCACCACGTCCTGCCTGTTGTGTTCGACCGATTATAATCACCTTCATAAACTGGAAATTgcagttaaaaaaaaaatcattcatttatttctcATTAGGCTTTTCCCAAAAGCTTTGCTTAGGGGAATATTTACCCTGTAGCTGGTGATAGTGAAATGATGCGTACTATCAGTTGTCCTTGGCAGAAAAGGACGTCGCTATGCTTTACATTatgtcaatgtaactcagaacacatggagagaatttgctttCGATACGGACAGtgtattttcgttatgttttgttcacagtgaaccaaactattcaaatacaaagtgataattttggtagtttcacaatttctaAGAAAAGATGCGCGATGTACTACAtcagaaagcaggtaatagcgatttggatgggcCTGTCCGATACATAATtcagttcttagattcccattttctcctgtttgtgtagatgtattttgataaactttgcatcattattaacggtctaacagccacattttcaaatgtaatgaaataactgaaaataatgcgacattttagttgacgtcatggcatgttttgtgcattttgtgacgtcggaaaaagaagacactggtttgctgattagtatatatctaacctaatttccactcagtgggtaaaagatctcggcttctgtgtcagaattcaacacttttagacaaaacataaaatgaatggttttaccactgaaatagtgtcctgaatatatgaACAATTCGACGGTTTTACTACGTATCTTATTGTgggcaacacgcgcacctgtctggcatcaatttagagtaaatgaacatttcacaacacctgaatattcattgagtgttcatttaggaaaaagacttttcttctcatgattatgaaatcaattcccttcataagtatgcaatgaaaggtaaagagatcgctttttcagtaaagaagtattagaaaatggacgtaaggcttgtccaaattaagacttgacctgatttatatatttttaacaatttccgtataaatattgtttgagtgagacattctgccatcagatatatttcaaTCGCATTTGAACtgactttattatctaaaaacaatgataatgaatcatgaaacgttttgacaaactcgcacctggtcaattaatattcataatagttttgtctataaaaacgacacaaaccaatacaatgaacacgacaattcctttaaatagtagtatgtgtgtccctacatttgataaaatgtacaaatcattttcattaatattatccgttttacttataagttggaattaaatcgctgtttattaacctgttgatatgaaactgcaatatttgtcccaacgtattgaatattgcacgtcacgggaactaaagcacatgctGCAgcaatggctacgtgtgatcttccaacacttgtgtagaggcttaaaatgtggtataatacacttactgagtcaattccccatgtaaatattattcaaacaatcaaaagctttcaaaaaataaaaacagataccttatatccacacatgatatggtgttgaacatggatatatgtagatactgaaatcaatttcatgaaaaaatatctgaacgatgcgcaaaatatacatgacaatactaaaagtgcaatcggaatggtatgggcattgtgtttactcttgttcaaccgaccttcatctcaaagaaattgcctaacatgtgcaacaatgttgacgtgtgacatcactactgatgaccgatttctttcaaaatggcggcttcgctgacaaggttACACAGGTTTTTGcgacgactttttgcttgattcagggatcttttgtgtataaatgtgagatgttagtaatcagaattattctgactatctgtgtattgttatatcgtttatattgtaaatgacagaagaagccagaaatgtcGACAAGTAGATCTACCGTTGTCTTTTGCGTGATTTTGCGCCAGTCATGGCGTCAGGCTGCActaaatgttttacattttcttatgaattatcaaatgattgcattgtatctatttttcaTTTGCTGTTTCTTGCTACGATATTCTTTCCCTGATtattctaagcgtattgagccactATACGCAATGATTAGACGGTTggatgctggaaaatttcccaaAACGCTAAGCACTGTAAAATCAGAATtcttctttgtttacatttcaaacaagcgctgtctttcgaacacagtgttcgttttcataccaagcatatttcgtttcgttttatctagacagttggtattggtgataaagaccatttgtaatttcatTCTAAGATGTTTGGGGAATTCATTGATTCATTTGTCGCACCtaactatgaaatatacgtgctgtaataggcgtctcaataccggccttctcgaaacgtgattttgtaaacactaaccaatatggcggaaagcgcacttcggcgttcgtgtacgtgtattttctaaaacatcccaaccgattctgggttcatcggcgacgtttcagaattatcattagaTGAAAACTTGatttcagtgatcattaatgtgctatttttgaaattcaatactcccagtaattatccgattatcagcatttcaaaacatacagcaaacaACGCTTTGAATCGCAATATGGTATAGTGTGAAAATGGCGAAATTTACGATTATGCCTATTATGAAAGGCagttttaagcactttagcttggtctgaggtaAAAGTGGGTGCTATCAggaaacagggaattttccgtagagttcaaaactgtgaagtatgtatatatgtgcgtGGTACTTTGCAGTGGCCAcgggagatgttggcgacaccactgtctgcgttgttgccgatgttgacgtgtaaggacaggtcctaACAAAGGTGTTCTTGCacgaataccagcctcacgtaagcggTTTCTCACAGTCTGGTCAGAAACTGCTCTGAGTCCTGGCACTAACGATATTGTGGAGaatgctgtggtgaacctgttccgcaaaCGTCGCCaccgaataaacctgtcctgagcgggCGTGGTCACACGGCTCGACCTCACCTCGGGCGATCACGTGGTaacccttgctgctggtagctatgccaaagtcttgccatggtactctgtgacacattaagttgccttgcaatcgcagactgagactccccagcctacaaatgaccaatcgcattgATGCGCTGAGCCTCAGAAAGTCTAGGCATGATGttaacaccaaatttaagattgtcaactgtcgcaagagcattgaACCCCCAGACCCTTTTTGGAAGAATGAACAAATCAAACCTTCAGTATAAAGTATAAACGCAATAATACAAAGaccatgaaatgtttgttgcaCACAACGTTCATCATAGATATACTGTTTGCACAGACACCAGTGATTCATATTCGAAATACTACCTATGCGTTtcattatttgtgtgtgtgtgtgtgtgtgtagtttaTGTAAAGGGCCctctgttacggttaagaatttgccgtgacaaacggtGTAAGAAAttccctgtgaaccagcaaaacagaacatagACAAGTAAAAAAACATTCGAATTTTGTATTATTTGGTAAAGAGAGCaggttatacaaagtcacaagtcaatttcaagatactgatttcaaattcaatacaaatgagacaaaatctaaggcaatgggtcacgaaatataatatagcaaactcaccagttatgcagaatgtaaacacagggAGCGGTATgacaggcgttgacgggtttgttggcgatgtaaactccagtgaatgtccgTGTGTGTCCCAgtctcaacacggcaactagcttTTATACATATACTCAGtcagttcgggcacatacgaccatcgccaacactgtagaaatctctagcagtctcccggaactaacaaaatagaaaaccaagggcagataatgtccggacagcctgctaccaaattcttaaaaatgctgaccatctgttatacgaaatgtgacccatcataattattattcaaaatactaaacgttgtgacccaataataattattacttaataacaaaatatgcagaaaatacacactcgtaacacctATCAAATCTATATGTCTTCAGATTTATACCACTTGAGGACAATTAATCTAAATAAAGAGCCcagtgaatctgaaaaaaaaatgttttgggtTATAATAGTTGGCGACAGTTTGTTTAGATAAGACCTTGTAGGCCCATTACCAAAAAACTCTGTCCAGAAAAATACTAGTTGGTGACGTCACCACTTTAAATAAACTGCAGTATCAGTCACTCGTGAAGTTTGGTAATAATGTTTAatgattaattttgtttatatacACTATTACCTTTACTTGAAACACACTCTTTTGGGacagtagccttgtggttaaagcgttcgctcgttatgtcttagacccgggttcgattcatcagatgggtacagtgtgtgaaacccatttccggtgtcccccgctgtaacattgctagaatattgctaaattggagtaaaaataaactcactcgctcactcacagcCTTCTGTTTGGAAGAGACCATATTGTCAATAGAGACACGTATTAATAATTGTTTCTTAGATATCGTGCGGAAGTATTTGTTGTGTATAGTGTTTGTAGTTCATGGATATTATTCTATCATTTCTTAATGTTGTCTTTTAGCGGCATTTAGTAGTTGTAAACATGACCAAGATCTTtcatggataaatcttcttatTAATTATTTGAAACACAAAATCGGGGTCATTTtagaccccttcatcaggtgaactgtgAGTTGATGCTGTGACAGCATCATAAAGAATTAAAGAATTAAatagaagatttatccataaaagatcttgctCATTTCTtaatgttgtccataaccagtttCCCATACTAATCCATTAAAACTCTTTCCAACCGATATTTTTGTATCCCACTGCATTCTTGTGACGCAAGGTACTTATTTTCATGTGCGAGATAGTATTGGAACTCATCCAAATGTAATCCTGAGTAAACATGACGTTAATTCATTACATTTTCGACCGGGTCCTGTTTTGAAACGTTTTTTGGTCCAAATCTACTTCGATAATGTAGTAACAATTGTAGATTACTTGCATGATAGACCGACACATGTACAAAAGTTGACCATGGGTAAGATCTATTCATAAAAGGAGCGATGAGGTCATTCTGGTACGACACAGCTCTGACACTTTGTGGGAAATGCCCCCAGGAGATCATTGATAAGGTGACCTATAATGTGGATACTGCTGAGACGTCTGAAAATGTGGAGCGGGATACTACCTGATTAATTGCCATGGACGGAATAGAACAAAATCTCCGCGAAATCTAAGAAGTCCTGCTCTTGTTGCTTATAAAGACATGTCTCCAGCTGGTTTTCTGCCCTAGTGTCGTGTATGGCTCCACGAAAAGGCATGTTATAGATGTTTTGTGTCGTCATGTGGTAAATAGTATGCAGTTTGGTTTGGCTCTCGAATGGCTTGAACAGACTAAGTACTGTGacattttttcttttatttcaaaAGCCTCGTGTCATGCTGATCTTCTGATTTTATATTGAAcgagtcttcggtgtgacgagcgaactggGGTACCCCATTTGCCCCTGCTGTTTCAGaagggatagaataggtcttcagcaacccgtgcttgccacaaaaggcgactatgcttgtcataagaggcgaccaacgggatcgagtggtgcggcttggttgacacatgtcatatgttcctaattgtgcagatcaatgctcatgctgttgatcactggattttctagtcttgacttgattatttacacatacagctggagtattgctgagtgcgtaaaattaaacccactcactcactaccgtTTCAGAAAGAAAAGTGCCTAAAGATGTTGGTGTTTTGCTAAAACATGCATAAACTCTACATGGCAACCATCTATTGATTCTGAAAGCTAGTATACTTCTTCAAGTACTGAAACAGATAGCAAATTTCACATTTCTGCAAAGTCGAGTGTACAATATCGATTATATAATATACTTATGAATCACTAATCACTATTACATTCTTAAAACATCCTCAGACTTTTGAATGATCTTcatcatttttgaaaaatacaacGTGATAATTAGGTACTTACGTTCTTCCAGAGGACTGCATTTTTAGGGTAGTATTGACAATAAAATACTTCGAATGTTTTACCTACTGACATTAGTGTTTATGTGTCAACGGACACTATGAAATCTACCGAGCTTTATCTCTTCCAACTGATTTAACAATAGAATATATGAAGCAGTCGATGAACGGTTATTAACTGTTAGGTGTGCCTGCCACACTATCACACTTAACAGCATTTGCTTCAAGTACTATCCTTTTCATGTACTTGATTTGCAGTCATGAAGAGATTTATTGAAATTGCTGAATTAGGAGACAGCcgtactgtgttggaaaatcagaggtatataacgaaattgtaatagctctaaatttgatttaaaaccgaacgcgcAGCTGAagtgttatatacctctgaatgactttgattaaccaatcacaatccagtatttactgaagtcatggtagaatagaCGTTAATACCAAGACTGATTTGTAACCTGGCCAaactgtgttgtgtgttcgttCAATATAAAATCATAATGTTTAAATCactaattatattttatttacacAGCTGTCTCAGCAGATCCgcttgttgtgagtgagtgagtatggtgtttcaccattagcaatattccagcaatacaacaccggaaatgggcttcacacattgtacccatgtggggaatcgaatgaCGATTGGCTTGTcgagcggacgctttagccactaggctaacTGTGTGTTCGAATGAGACGTTATTTCCATGTAAACATGTTACCCTAGCTTTTGCCTCTCACCGTTCTTGATATTCAGTTTAACACTTGGTCTCATCGCCGTTTGACACTTATTCTTAAACACATCCTCAGTCATCGTATGTGCCCTGGATTATCGACAACAATGGTGAGCGGCACATACAAACATACGTGTACTCATGACACAGTCTCAATCATACAATCAACTCATCTTTAAGAAGAGATTTCACGCTGATACTTAAAGGGTTATGTCGTTTCCCTTTATATCTAAGTTGATGTATACCATGAACTCTCAGTCTGCAGTAGCGTCGTTTTGGAAGAAAGGTGCACAAATCTCTGACTCAGCAGATTTCTGCAGGGCAACTCTTAAGCCCCTGGAAAAAACACCTCAGAATGAAATTGTCGATGCGAGCAggtatttatgaaaaatatttaaatgtatgACTCGTGATCGTGGAAGATTGGTACTCATAAAGATTgattgtgtaatatatatatatattctcccGTGActtaaatactggattgtgattggttaatcaaagtcattcagaggtatataacactTCGGCTgcgcgtt contains these protein-coding regions:
- the LOC137268415 gene encoding uncharacterized protein, whose amino-acid sequence is MKLVTQVVLFGMFVTAASAGKRPSEFKRLFSKEKTEPSYYYDSKKDDYPAYRKQPSEFKRLFPKDKTEPSYYYDSKKDNYPAYRKQPSEFKRVSPKEKTEPVSYYDSKNYYPTYRKANDYKRPAYYDHYPTEPYIPATYVGYESNVYDAEPAQRRLVMEFRGNLKVYGNRQRTSRLLSSMKNRDLFY